A stretch of bacterium DNA encodes these proteins:
- a CDS encoding AlkA N-terminal domain-containing protein codes for MDLDRDACYRAIRARDARFDGRFYTAVLTTGIYCRSICPARPPKIEHCLFLPSAAAAHQAGFRPCLRCRPELAPGVAGWGGTERTVSHALDLIAESTLEDSGVEALAGRLGITARQLRRLFDKHLGASPITVAQAHRILFAKQLIGDTAMSMADVAYASGFGSVRRFNDAMRRTYGRAPRELRRAAPAAASRACGITLKLPFRAPYNWAAMLSFLRPRAIPGVEAVGEDDYRRAISVDDARGIIEVRPADRESHLLATIRVTRVTALGAIVGRLRRLFDLDADITAIEAYLRHDPRLATCIAARPGLRVPGAWDGFELAVRAILGQQISVAAATTLAGRLAAAYGERLPAEETPRTAADLRVLFPRPDALAGADLTPIGLPRARAAAVAALAAAAVADADLLQPTDGLDATVDRLRRVPGIGEWTAQYIAMRALHQPDAFPATDLGVLRAMASPTVRVTPARVSDIAAAWRPWRAYAVMHLWLKDTAAVTGRRSPHEPADRSHRLGDRNHSRRLRRRAPVRARL; via the coding sequence ATGGACCTTGACCGGGACGCATGCTACCGAGCGATCCGGGCGCGCGACGCGCGGTTCGACGGACGCTTCTACACGGCGGTCCTGACGACCGGGATCTACTGCCGGTCGATCTGCCCGGCGCGCCCGCCGAAGATCGAACATTGCCTGTTCCTGCCGAGCGCGGCGGCGGCGCACCAGGCCGGCTTCCGTCCCTGCCTGCGGTGCCGGCCCGAACTCGCCCCCGGCGTCGCGGGATGGGGCGGCACCGAGCGCACGGTCTCGCACGCCTTGGACTTGATCGCCGAGAGCACGCTTGAGGACAGCGGCGTCGAGGCGCTCGCAGGGCGCCTCGGCATCACCGCGCGTCAACTGCGACGGTTGTTCGACAAGCACCTCGGCGCGTCGCCGATCACGGTCGCTCAGGCGCACCGCATCCTCTTCGCCAAGCAGTTGATCGGCGACACCGCGATGTCGATGGCGGACGTCGCCTACGCGTCGGGGTTCGGCAGCGTGCGCCGGTTCAACGACGCGATGCGCCGGACGTACGGGCGGGCGCCGCGTGAACTCAGACGGGCCGCTCCCGCCGCGGCGTCCCGCGCGTGCGGGATCACGCTGAAGCTCCCGTTCCGCGCGCCGTACAACTGGGCGGCGATGCTATCGTTCCTGAGGCCGCGGGCCATTCCCGGCGTCGAAGCCGTGGGCGAGGACGACTATCGTCGCGCCATCTCGGTCGACGACGCCAGGGGGATCATCGAGGTACGCCCGGCCGACCGCGAGTCGCACCTCCTCGCGACGATTCGCGTGACGCGCGTCACGGCGCTCGGCGCGATCGTCGGGCGCCTCCGGCGGCTCTTTGACCTGGACGCCGACATCACCGCGATCGAGGCGTATCTCCGGCACGACCCCCGGCTCGCCACGTGCATCGCGGCCCGGCCCGGCCTCCGCGTCCCGGGCGCCTGGGACGGTTTCGAGCTCGCGGTCCGCGCGATTCTCGGCCAGCAAATCAGCGTCGCGGCCGCAACGACGCTCGCCGGCCGGCTGGCCGCCGCGTACGGGGAGAGGCTTCCCGCGGAAGAAACGCCGCGCACAGCCGCCGACCTCCGCGTGTTGTTTCCGCGGCCCGACGCGCTCGCCGGCGCCGATCTGACGCCGATCGGCCTGCCCCGCGCGCGCGCGGCAGCGGTCGCTGCGCTGGCCGCGGCCGCCGTGGCAGACGCGGACCTGCTCCAGCCGACCGACGGCCTGGACGCGACGGTCGACCGGTTGCGCCGCGTACCGGGCATCGGCGAGTGGACGGCGCAGTACATTGCGATGCGGGCGCTGCATCAGCCTGACGCCTTTCCTGCCACGGACCTCGGCGTCCTGCGCGCGATGGCCAGCCCGACGGTGCGGGTGACGCCGGCACGGGTTTCGGACATCGCCGCTGCATGGCGGCCGTGGCGCGCCTACGCGGTCATGCACCTGTGGCTGAAGGATACGGCCGCGGTCACCGGGAGGAGGAGCCCACATGAACCTGCTGATCGATCGCATCGACTCGGCGATCGGAACCATTCTCGTCGTCTCCGACGGCGCGCGCCTGTGCGCGCTCGACTATAG
- a CDS encoding methylated-DNA--[protein]-cysteine S-methyltransferase, whose protein sequence is MNLLIDRIDSAIGTILVVSDGARLCALDYSGYERRMRRLLRARYGEIRLHPTRNPAGLSRRVRAYLAGTHRAIDDVPVDTGGTPFQRRVWSALRRIPAGQTLTYGALARRLGIPAASRAVGRAVSLNPVAIVVPCHRVIGANGTLTGYAGGLDRKRWLLAHEGAGPTPSRGRAAPARTTRRTHAGAVRLAVGAVTRTRQ, encoded by the coding sequence ATGAACCTGCTGATCGATCGCATCGACTCGGCGATCGGAACCATTCTCGTCGTCTCCGACGGCGCGCGCCTGTGCGCGCTCGACTATAGCGGGTACGAGCGGCGGATGCGGCGGCTCCTGCGGGCGCGGTACGGCGAGATCCGGCTGCACCCGACGCGCAACCCGGCGGGACTCAGCCGCCGCGTCCGCGCGTATCTCGCCGGAACGCACCGCGCCATTGACGACGTCCCGGTCGACACGGGCGGCACGCCGTTCCAACGACGCGTCTGGTCGGCGCTGCGGAGGATCCCGGCGGGGCAGACACTGACGTACGGCGCGCTCGCCAGGCGGCTTGGGATCCCCGCCGCGAGCCGGGCGGTGGGGCGCGCGGTGTCGCTGAACCCGGTGGCCATCGTCGTCCCGTGCCACCGCGTGATCGGCGCCAACGGAACGCTCACCGGCTACGCCGGCGGCCTCGATCGCAAGCGCTGGCTCCTGGCGCACGAGGGCGCCGGCCCCACGCCGTCCCGAGGCCGCGCCGCGCCCGCGCGTACAACGCGCCGAACCCACGCCGGCGCCGTCCGTCTCGCGGTCGGAGCGGTGACGCGAACCCGTCAGTAG
- a CDS encoding SpoIID/LytB domain-containing protein produces the protein MIRPVLLVAAVAALAGAWPSAPAPAGATEPLIVRVGIQVDRPALHLAADGPVQAVQPDTGAVATLPGAPWTVQATAEGLGMAGTVFGAVVRLSAQSGTMRVEGRLYRGTIEVHRTPAGRVTAIDELPLEQYLYGVIKGEIDPHWPSEAVKAQAVAARTLAVERIEEAHAAVTGYDLAATTDAQVYLGVAGEDPAAIEAVDATRGLLVTYDGRPIFAAYHSNSGGHTEDSENVWGTAYPYLRGVADPYAMSAPGVSWTAAVPLGTLAASLTRGGVPVSSLDGVEPGRVTPWGRAITVRVLGDGGTAQEISANRFRLLVGAGVVKSTMFTASRRGADAVFNGRGSGHGVGLDQWGARAMAAQGSTFQQILQFYYTGVSIGQVY, from the coding sequence ATGATCCGCCCCGTGCTGCTGGTCGCGGCGGTGGCGGCGCTTGCGGGAGCGTGGCCGAGCGCCCCCGCGCCTGCCGGCGCCACCGAGCCGCTGATCGTGCGCGTGGGCATCCAGGTCGATCGCCCCGCGCTACACCTCGCGGCCGACGGGCCCGTGCAGGCCGTGCAACCGGACACGGGGGCCGTTGCCACGCTGCCCGGCGCCCCGTGGACCGTGCAGGCGACCGCAGAGGGGCTCGGCATGGCTGGTACCGTGTTCGGTGCGGTCGTGCGTCTCTCGGCGCAAAGCGGCACGATGCGGGTCGAGGGTCGGTTGTATCGGGGCACGATCGAAGTGCACCGGACACCCGCCGGCCGCGTCACCGCGATCGACGAGCTGCCGCTCGAGCAGTACCTGTACGGCGTCATTAAGGGCGAGATCGACCCGCACTGGCCGTCCGAGGCGGTGAAGGCGCAGGCCGTCGCGGCGCGGACGCTCGCCGTCGAACGCATCGAGGAGGCCCACGCGGCGGTCACCGGGTACGATCTCGCGGCCACCACCGATGCGCAAGTCTACCTCGGCGTGGCGGGGGAGGATCCGGCCGCAATCGAGGCGGTGGACGCGACGCGCGGGTTGCTGGTGACCTACGACGGGCGGCCGATCTTTGCCGCCTACCACTCCAACTCCGGAGGGCACACCGAGGACAGTGAAAACGTCTGGGGCACCGCGTACCCCTACCTCCGGGGCGTGGCCGATCCCTACGCGATGAGCGCGCCGGGGGTGTCTTGGACCGCGGCGGTGCCGCTCGGCACGCTCGCCGCCTCGCTCACGCGCGGCGGCGTCCCGGTGTCATCGCTCGACGGGGTGGAGCCGGGGCGGGTGACGCCGTGGGGACGAGCGATCACGGTCCGCGTGCTCGGCGACGGCGGGACGGCTCAGGAGATCTCGGCCAACCGCTTCCGGCTGTTGGTCGGCGCCGGCGTCGTCAAGAGCACGATGTTCACGGCGTCGCGACGCGGCGCGGACGCCGTCTTCAACGGGCGCGGGTCCGGGCACGGCGTGGGGCTCGACCAGTGGGGCGCTCGTGCGATGGCGGCCCAGGGATCGACGTTCCAGCAGATCCTTCAGTTCTACTATACGGGCGTGTCGATCGGGCAGGTCTACTGA
- a CDS encoding DUF2905 domain-containing protein: MPQIGRFLITMGVLLIILGGLVLVLGGLPRLPGDIYVQRRGFSLYVPVVGSLLLSIVLTILLNLFFARR; the protein is encoded by the coding sequence ATGCCGCAGATCGGCCGATTCCTGATTACCATGGGCGTGCTGCTGATCATTCTGGGCGGACTCGTCCTCGTGCTGGGCGGGCTGCCGAGGCTGCCGGGGGACATCTACGTGCAGCGCCGGGGCTTCTCGTTGTACGTGCCGGTGGTCGGGAGCTTGCTGTTGAGCATCGTGCTCACGATTCTGCTGAACCTGTTCTTCGCGCGGCGATGA
- the ruvB gene encoding Holliday junction branch migration DNA helicase RuvB, whose translation MSDPRPGPAPAAGPAPSGVEDEQLIRSLRPKRLDECIGQTRVTSALKISLQAARERGEALDHVLLHGPPGLGKTTFANVVAAEMGTSIVTTSGPALERGGDLMGILTNLSKGDVLFIDEIHRLPRTVEEFLYPAMEDFCVNFVIEKGAHARTLRYTLRPFTLVGATTRAGLLSSPLRERFGITQHLDFYPVDELTLVVRRSASILGVSITDDGAAEIARRARGTPRIANRLLRRVRDFAQVRADGAITVEVARDGLEFEGVDPLGLDVQDRELLRTVIEVYGGGPVGVEALAATLNEEVDSLVEMVEPFLLKIGFLTRTQSGRRVTAQACDHLGLAVPDRGGRGQGTLFS comes from the coding sequence ATGTCCGACCCGCGGCCGGGGCCCGCGCCCGCGGCGGGGCCCGCGCCCAGCGGGGTCGAGGACGAGCAGCTCATCCGCAGCCTGCGTCCGAAGCGACTCGACGAGTGTATCGGGCAGACCCGCGTCACCAGCGCGCTCAAGATCAGCCTGCAGGCCGCGCGCGAGCGCGGCGAGGCGCTCGATCACGTGCTCCTGCACGGGCCGCCGGGGCTCGGCAAGACGACGTTCGCAAACGTGGTCGCCGCCGAGATGGGGACGAGCATCGTGACCACGTCGGGGCCGGCCCTCGAGCGCGGCGGGGATCTGATGGGGATCCTCACCAACCTCAGCAAGGGCGACGTGCTCTTCATCGATGAGATCCACCGCCTGCCGCGCACGGTGGAGGAGTTCCTCTACCCGGCGATGGAGGACTTCTGCGTCAACTTCGTCATCGAGAAGGGCGCGCACGCGCGGACGCTGCGGTACACGCTGCGGCCGTTCACGCTCGTCGGGGCCACGACCCGGGCCGGCCTGCTGTCGTCCCCGCTCAGGGAGCGGTTCGGGATCACGCAGCATCTCGACTTCTACCCCGTCGACGAGCTGACGCTGGTCGTGCGGCGCTCGGCTTCGATCCTCGGGGTGTCGATCACGGACGACGGCGCCGCGGAGATCGCGCGACGCGCCCGGGGCACCCCGCGGATCGCGAACCGGCTGCTGCGCCGCGTGCGTGACTTCGCGCAGGTTCGCGCGGACGGCGCGATCACGGTGGAGGTCGCGCGCGATGGCCTCGAGTTCGAGGGCGTGGATCCGCTCGGGCTCGACGTGCAGGATCGGGAGCTGCTGCGCACGGTGATCGAGGTGTACGGCGGCGGGCCGGTCGGGGTCGAGGCGCTCGCCGCGACGCTCAACGAGGAGGTGGACAGCCTCGTCGAGATGGTCGAGCCGTTCCTGTTGAAGATCGGGTTCCTGACCCGCACCCAATCCGGGCGTCGTGTGACCGCCCAGGCCTGCGACCACCTGGGTCTGGCCGTGCCGGATCGGGGCGGGCGCGGGCAGGGGACGCTGTTCTCGTAG
- the ruvA gene encoding Holliday junction branch migration protein RuvA, with protein sequence MIAFLRGRVIRHADDMLVIECGGVGYEVRLPGFLRDLLRGEPGRIREAELELHISYHVSTNQPRPLLVGFLREIEQEFFERFITVDGLGPTKAMKAIVHPVEQVADAIERKDVAFLRRLPGIGARTAEKIVASLHGKMGKYALLRSETPVPPEVAAEDFRAEVIEVLTGQLGHRGAEARRMVEDAFRRNPAIASAEDLFQEVYRAERGAPA encoded by the coding sequence GTGATCGCGTTTTTGCGCGGGCGCGTCATCCGCCACGCCGACGACATGCTGGTGATCGAGTGTGGCGGCGTCGGGTACGAGGTGCGGCTGCCGGGGTTTCTCCGGGACCTCCTGCGGGGGGAGCCGGGCCGGATCCGCGAAGCCGAACTTGAACTGCACATCTCCTATCATGTGTCGACGAACCAGCCCAGGCCGCTGCTCGTTGGGTTTCTTCGAGAGATCGAGCAGGAGTTCTTTGAGCGGTTCATCACCGTCGACGGGTTGGGGCCGACGAAGGCGATGAAAGCGATCGTGCACCCGGTCGAGCAGGTCGCGGACGCGATCGAGCGCAAAGACGTGGCGTTTCTGCGCCGGCTGCCGGGGATCGGCGCGCGCACCGCGGAGAAGATCGTGGCCTCCCTCCACGGCAAGATGGGCAAGTACGCGCTGCTCCGGTCCGAGACACCGGTACCGCCGGAGGTCGCGGCGGAGGACTTCCGCGCGGAGGTGATCGAGGTGCTGACCGGACAGTTGGGGCACCGCGGCGCGGAGGCCCGGCGGATGGTGGAGGACGCCTTCCGGCGGAACCCCGCGATCGCGTCCGCAGAAGATCTGTTCCAGGAAGTGTACCGCGCCGAGCGGGGAGCGCCCGCGTGA
- the ruvC gene encoding crossover junction endodeoxyribonuclease RuvC has translation MRILGIDPGLRLTGYGLVEVTGARVAFVEAGVIRTSLRATLPIRLHELHVGVHEILAAGRPAAIALEDVFAHPGFPRTAIIMGHVCGVIGLAAAQARVPVDTIAPAAVKRAMVASGQADKRQIQRMVRILLNLAEEPGSHAADALALALVAASRRGAALQIGAGARAPA, from the coding sequence ATGCGGATTCTTGGGATCGACCCGGGACTGCGGTTGACCGGGTATGGTCTCGTCGAAGTGACGGGGGCCAGGGTCGCGTTCGTGGAGGCCGGCGTGATCCGCACCAGCCTTCGCGCCACGCTCCCGATCCGACTTCACGAGTTGCACGTGGGCGTACACGAGATTCTCGCGGCCGGCCGGCCGGCCGCGATCGCCCTTGAGGATGTCTTTGCCCATCCCGGCTTTCCCAGAACGGCCATCATCATGGGGCATGTCTGCGGGGTGATCGGGCTCGCGGCGGCCCAGGCCCGGGTGCCGGTGGACACGATCGCGCCGGCCGCGGTGAAGCGGGCCATGGTCGCGTCCGGTCAGGCCGACAAGCGCCAGATCCAGCGGATGGTGCGCATCTTGTTGAACCTCGCTGAGGAGCCGGGTTCGCACGCGGCGGACGCGCTGGCACTCGCCCTCGTTGCAGCCTCCCGGCGGGGGGCCGCGCTGCAGATCGGCGCCGGCGCCCGGGCGCCGGCGTGA
- a CDS encoding DinB family protein: MGVREGVQAGFQLIWNTVQKNVEAMPEAGMEFTPAGLDTRSFRAIAVHMANATTTFGQNIGKDVWERAIPYPMDAPMSKSQVLAAMREAGQRFLAGVARLTDEEANRVVRTPWGMEMPQGIVVQGGVTHMFYHNGQLSIYLRMQGVKPLFLAR; this comes from the coding sequence ATGGGGGTTCGTGAGGGTGTGCAGGCGGGGTTTCAGTTGATCTGGAACACCGTCCAGAAGAACGTCGAGGCGATGCCCGAGGCCGGGATGGAGTTCACGCCGGCCGGGCTGGACACGCGTTCGTTTCGGGCGATTGCCGTCCACATGGCGAACGCCACCACGACCTTCGGCCAGAACATCGGCAAGGACGTGTGGGAGCGCGCCATCCCGTATCCGATGGACGCGCCGATGTCGAAATCGCAGGTTCTTGCCGCGATGCGCGAAGCCGGGCAGCGGTTTCTGGCTGGGGTGGCCCGTCTCACGGACGAAGAGGCCAACCGCGTCGTCCGCACGCCGTGGGGGATGGAGATGCCGCAGGGGATCGTCGTCCAGGGCGGGGTCACGCACATGTTCTACCACAACGGTCAGCTGTCGATTTACCTCCGGATGCAGGGCGTGAAACCCCTGTTCCTGGCTCGCTAG
- a CDS encoding YebC/PmpR family DNA-binding transcriptional regulator, producing the protein MSGHSKWHNIKIKKSKVDQQRGKLFSKLAREIIIAAKDGGGDPGGNMRLRAAIDRAREASMPNDNIQRAIARGTGGAEGANYEEVTYEGMGPASVAVLVEVQTDNRNRTASEIRNILTKAGGSMGASVAWMFDKKGVITVPRSAASEDEILGRAVDAGAEDVKTGEDEYEITTAPEDFAAVRKALEEAGYKLNSAEVTMMPKSTVPLSGKEAQQVLRLMEALEDHDDVQHVYANFDIPDEILQQVG; encoded by the coding sequence GTGTCCGGACATTCCAAGTGGCACAATATCAAGATCAAGAAGTCCAAAGTGGACCAGCAGCGGGGCAAGTTGTTCAGCAAGCTGGCGCGCGAGATCATCATCGCCGCGAAAGACGGCGGCGGCGACCCCGGCGGCAACATGCGCCTCCGCGCGGCGATCGACCGCGCCCGCGAGGCGAGCATGCCGAACGACAATATCCAGCGCGCGATCGCCCGAGGCACCGGCGGTGCCGAGGGCGCGAACTACGAGGAGGTCACCTACGAGGGCATGGGGCCCGCGAGCGTCGCCGTGCTGGTCGAGGTGCAGACCGATAACCGGAACCGGACCGCGTCGGAGATCCGGAACATCCTGACCAAAGCCGGCGGCTCGATGGGGGCCTCGGTGGCGTGGATGTTCGACAAGAAGGGCGTGATCACGGTTCCGCGTTCGGCGGCCTCAGAGGACGAGATCCTGGGACGGGCGGTGGACGCCGGTGCGGAGGACGTGAAGACCGGCGAGGACGAGTACGAGATTACGACGGCGCCCGAGGATTTCGCCGCCGTGCGGAAGGCGCTCGAAGAGGCCGGATACAAGTTGAACTCGGCCGAGGTCACCATGATGCCGAAATCGACCGTCCCGCTCTCGGGCAAGGAGGCACAACAAGTGTTGCGCCTCATGGAGGCGCTCGAGGACCACGATGACGTGCAGCATGTGTACGCGAACTTCGACATTCCCGACGAGATTCTGCAACAGGTTGGCTAA
- a CDS encoding PBP1A family penicillin-binding protein, with translation MSPATWRMLGRAFLLAAVGGGVLALLVIGVLAGAAVAISSHLPPVDALYAAPNEATRIYAADGELIASLYQENRDSIPLSSVPRTLQRAVVDTEDADFYHNRGISIRGILRAGVRNALEGGYAEGGSTITQQLARNLFLTPQKSLTRKIAEMLLAVQIERRLTKDEILQRYLNQVYLGEGAYGVETAAGVYFGESARTLTLAQSAMLAGLIRAPSSYSPYEHPARAHQRMAEVLQRMVDVGDLTPAQMRAALAAPLGLAAKGNGGLIGIRAPYFVAYILPGLLQRYGEDTLYKGGLRIFTTLDLTIQAQATAALRQGIDAALAQHLNVHQGAVVVMDPRTGAIRAMVGGYDFRTSQFDRAWQAHRQPGSAFKPFTYTVAVMRGIPPTRLLLDAPLEFQLPDGKVWKPQDFDHTWHGWITARYALENSINAATIRLEQQLGPSSIVDLAHRMGIQSALSPTLALTLGASDVTPLELVTAYGVFADNGVRADPMAVTKVTDWGGKVLEEHTPQRTVVLSPEVAYVMTDMLKGNVLRGTGVAANIGIPQAGKTGTTDDYRDAWYIGYTPYLVTGVWVGNDDNSPMNKVTGGSVPAGIWAVLMKQVTAKMPHDDWTAPDGVVQETVCGTSGLLAAPGCPDPRPEVFIRGTEPDASTAPSGTSGGGTAVTGQPVPASTSQDVGGQPAPRSSSPSPEATPGQPGSGPPPAGQPASAPATPPGEPTLAGTVPVAVGNPREGSQVDVPFLVQGATRPNATVHITVESQTALLRTQVVDVYVRADDSGGFAYMVTPWFRPAGATYVVTVTASTGSQSGSATVHVQVR, from the coding sequence ATGTCCCCCGCGACCTGGCGGATGCTGGGCCGGGCGTTCCTCCTCGCCGCCGTGGGCGGCGGCGTCCTCGCGCTGCTGGTGATCGGTGTCCTGGCCGGGGCGGCCGTCGCGATCAGCTCTCACCTGCCTCCGGTGGACGCCCTCTACGCGGCCCCGAACGAGGCGACCCGCATCTACGCCGCCGATGGCGAGTTGATCGCCAGTCTCTACCAGGAGAACCGCGACAGTATTCCTCTGTCCAGCGTACCCCGGACGCTCCAGCGGGCTGTTGTGGACACCGAGGACGCCGACTTCTATCACAACCGCGGGATCTCCATCCGCGGGATCCTGCGAGCCGGCGTGCGGAACGCCTTGGAGGGCGGCTACGCCGAGGGCGGCAGCACGATCACGCAGCAGCTGGCGCGGAATCTGTTCCTCACGCCCCAGAAGTCGCTGACCCGCAAGATCGCCGAGATGCTGCTGGCCGTGCAGATCGAGCGTCGGCTGACCAAGGACGAGATCCTCCAGCGGTACTTGAACCAGGTCTATCTCGGCGAAGGCGCCTACGGCGTCGAGACGGCCGCGGGCGTGTACTTCGGCGAGTCGGCGAGGACCCTGACGCTCGCGCAATCCGCGATGCTCGCCGGCTTGATCCGCGCGCCATCGTCGTACTCGCCGTACGAACATCCCGCCCGCGCGCACCAGCGCATGGCGGAGGTGCTGCAGCGCATGGTCGACGTGGGCGATCTGACCCCGGCGCAGATGCGCGCCGCGCTGGCCGCGCCGCTTGGGTTGGCGGCGAAGGGCAACGGCGGGCTGATCGGCATCCGCGCCCCGTACTTCGTCGCGTACATCCTACCGGGACTGCTTCAGCGCTACGGTGAGGACACGCTGTACAAGGGCGGGCTGCGCATCTTCACGACGCTCGACCTCACGATCCAGGCGCAGGCCACCGCAGCGCTCCGTCAGGGCATCGACGCCGCGCTGGCGCAGCACCTGAATGTGCACCAGGGCGCGGTCGTGGTGATGGACCCGCGCACCGGCGCGATCCGCGCGATGGTCGGCGGCTATGACTTTCGCACGAGCCAGTTCGACCGGGCGTGGCAGGCCCACCGCCAGCCTGGCTCGGCGTTCAAGCCGTTCACCTACACCGTCGCGGTGATGCGCGGCATCCCGCCGACGCGCCTGCTGCTCGACGCGCCGCTCGAGTTCCAGTTGCCGGACGGGAAGGTCTGGAAGCCGCAGGATTTCGACCACACCTGGCACGGGTGGATCACCGCGCGGTACGCGCTCGAGAACTCCATCAACGCCGCCACGATCCGGCTCGAGCAGCAACTGGGGCCGTCCTCGATCGTGGATCTCGCGCACCGAATGGGCATCCAGAGCGCGCTGTCGCCGACCCTCGCGTTGACGCTCGGTGCGTCCGACGTGACTCCGTTGGAGCTGGTGACGGCGTACGGCGTCTTCGCGGACAACGGTGTCCGCGCGGATCCGATGGCGGTCACCAAGGTGACGGACTGGGGGGGTAAGGTGCTGGAGGAGCACACGCCGCAGCGCACGGTCGTGCTCAGCCCTGAGGTCGCGTACGTGATGACGGACATGCTGAAGGGCAACGTCCTCCGGGGCACCGGCGTCGCGGCGAACATCGGAATCCCGCAGGCAGGAAAGACCGGCACCACCGATGACTATCGGGACGCCTGGTACATTGGATACACGCCGTACCTTGTCACCGGCGTGTGGGTGGGGAACGACGACAACTCGCCGATGAACAAGGTGACCGGGGGCAGCGTCCCGGCGGGTATCTGGGCGGTCCTGATGAAGCAGGTGACCGCGAAAATGCCGCACGACGACTGGACGGCACCGGACGGCGTGGTCCAGGAGACGGTGTGCGGCACGTCGGGGCTCCTCGCAGCGCCCGGGTGCCCGGATCCGCGGCCGGAGGTGTTCATCCGCGGCACGGAACCGGACGCGTCCACGGCCCCGAGCGGGACGTCCGGCGGCGGCACGGCCGTGACCGGGCAGCCGGTGCCGGCCAGCACGTCACAGGATGTGGGCGGACAACCGGCTCCGCGCTCGAGCTCGCCCTCGCCGGAAGCGACCCCTGGCCAGCCGGGCTCGGGACCGCCGCCGGCCGGTCAGCCCGCCTCTGCACCGGCAACGCCGCCAGGCGAACCTACGCTCGCGGGGACGGTGCCGGTCGCGGTGGGCAACCCGCGAGAAGGGAGTCAGGTCGACGTCCCGTTTCTCGTCCAGGGCGCGACACGGCCGAACGCGACGGTGCACATCACCGTGGAGAGTCAGACCGCGTTGCTACGGACGCAGGTGGTGGACGTCTACGTGCGCGCCGACGACAGCGGCGGGTTCGCGTACATGGTGACGCCGTGGTTCCGGCCCGCAGGGGCGACGTACGTGGTGACCGTGACCGCGTCCACCGGATCTCAGAGCGGGTCTGCGACGGTGCACGTGCAGGTGCGGTAG
- a CDS encoding fasciclin domain-containing protein: MRRGRRTIASALLVAGLVLVPTSPMPRGQAQECASVMEALSGSSTYNFTRTVRAVQAAGFTDALTQPGAFTMFAPDEQAFDRIPAWQVNYAMNHKGLLTNLLKYHIVSGAAISATQLGRVQSLQTLLGKMLPVTVQNGTIVLDGVAKVLNSGTTCANGIVYAIDRVLRP; encoded by the coding sequence ATGCGTAGGGGTCGACGCACGATCGCCTCAGCGCTCCTGGTTGCGGGTCTGGTGCTCGTGCCGACCTCGCCAATGCCGCGCGGGCAGGCCCAGGAGTGCGCGAGCGTGATGGAGGCGCTGAGCGGCTCGAGCACCTACAACTTCACGCGGACCGTGCGGGCGGTGCAGGCCGCCGGGTTTACGGATGCGCTGACCCAACCCGGCGCGTTTACGATGTTCGCCCCCGACGAGCAGGCGTTCGACCGCATCCCTGCCTGGCAGGTCAACTACGCGATGAATCACAAGGGCCTGCTCACCAACCTTCTCAAGTACCATATCGTCAGCGGCGCCGCCATCTCCGCGACGCAACTTGGGCGCGTGCAGTCGCTCCAGACCCTGCTCGGCAAGATGCTGCCCGTGACCGTGCAGAACGGCACGATCGTGCTCGACGGCGTGGCGAAGGTGCTGAACTCCGGCACGACCTGTGCGAACGGCATCGTCTATGCGATCGACCGGGTCTTGAGGCCGTAG